In one Saccharomyces eubayanus strain FM1318 chromosome VI, whole genome shotgun sequence genomic region, the following are encoded:
- the CDC14 gene encoding phosphoprotein phosphatase CDC14 — MRKSVYLDNTIEFLRGRVYLGAYDYTPEDTDELVFFTVEDAIFYNSFHLDFGPMNIGHLYRFAVIFHEILNDPENANKAVVFYSSASTRQRANAACLLCCYMILVQAWTPHQVLQPLAQVDPPFMPFRDAGYSNADFEITIQDVVYGVWRAKEKSLIDLHSFNLESYEKYEHVEYGDFNVLTPDFIAFASPQEDHTKGHVATKSSHLNQPFRSVLNFFANNDVQLVVRLNSHLYNKKHFEDIGIQHLDLIFEDGTCPDLSIVKNFVGAAETIIKRGGKIAVHCKAGLGRTGCLIGAHLIYTYGFTANECIGFLRFVRPGMVVGPQQHWLYLHQNDFREWKYTTRISLKPSEAIGGLYPLINLEEYRLQKKKLKDDKKVAQNNIEGDLRDLTMTPPPNSHGALNTRNSSQPSTANSGSNAFKSLGVPQTSPGQPRKGQNGSNTIEDINNNNNMTSHAGRKAVIESNNSDDESMHDTNSISNNYSKSPRRRNDILSASSSRMEDNEINATNNINNAADDTILRQLLPKNRRVTSGKRTTSAAGGIRKISASIKK, encoded by the coding sequence ATGCGCAAGAGTGTATATCTCGACAACACTATCGAGTTTCTACGAGGTAGGGTGTACCTAGGTGCCTACGACTATACGCCAGAAGATACTGATGAGTTAGTGTTCTTTACCGTGGAGGATGcaattttttataataGCTTCCACTTGGATTTCGGTCCCATGAACATCGGCCATCTGTATCGTTTTGCCGTTATTTTCCATGAGATCTTGAACGATCCTGAAAATGCTAATAAAGCCGTGGTTTTCTACTCTTCTGCATCTACCAGGCAGCGTGCTAACGCCGCATGTCTGCTTTGCTGCTACATGATCCTTGTGCAGGCATGGACTCCGCACCAAGTGCTTCAGCCCTTGGCGCAGGTGGACCCTCCCTTCATGCCATTTAGAGATGCCGGCTATTCCAATGCGGATTTCGAAATAACCATCCAGGATGTGGTTTATGGTGTTTGGAGGGCCAAGGAGAAAAGCTTGATTGATTTGCATTCGTTTAATCTGGAAAGTTATGAGAAATACGAACACGTGGAGTATGGTGACTTTAATGTCTTGACTCCGGATTTCATTGCATTTGCGTCTCCACAAGAGGACCACACAAAAGGCCATGTGGCCACCAAGTCGTCCCATTTGAATCAGCCATTTAGATCcgtcttgaattttttcgCTAATAATGATGTCCAATTGGTGGTAAGGTTGAATTCGCATCTATACAACAAAAAGCATTTTGAAGACATCGGCATTCAGCATCTGGACTTGATATTTGAAGACGGTACTTGCCCAGACCTGTCCATCGTCAAAAACTTTGTTGGTGCTGCTGAGACAATAATCAAAAGAGGCGGGAAAATTGCCGTGCATTGTAAAGCTGGGTTGGGCAGAACCGGCTGTTTGATTGGTGCTCATTTGATATACACCTACGGATTCACCGCCAATGAGTGTATTGGATTTTTAAGGTTTGTAAGACCGGGCATGGTAGTCGGGCCTCAACAGCATTGGTTATACTTACACCAAAACGACTTCAGAGAATGGAAGTATACGACtagaatttctttgaagccTAGTGAGGCTATTGGTGGACTTTACCCCTTAATAAATCTAGAAGAATATCgtttacaaaagaaaaaactcaAGGATGACAAAAAAGTTGCTCAAAATAATATCGAAGGTGATTTAAGAGATTTGACAATGACGCCGCCACCTAACAGCCATGGAGCGCTTAATACCAGAAATTCGAGCCAACCTTCAACAGCGAATAGCGGCAGTAATGCATTTAAAAGTTTGGGTGTGCCACAGACTTCGCCTGGTCAGCCGAGAAAGGGCCAGAACGGTTCTAATACTATAGAAGAtatcaacaataacaacaatatgACTTCTCATGCCGGCAGGAAAGCAGTAATAGAAAGCAATAACTCGGATGATGAATCCATGCACGATACCAATAGCATAAGCAATAATTACTCTAAGAGTCCACGCAGAAGAAACGACATCTTGTCTGCTTCATCGTCCCGAATGgaagataatgaaatcAACGCAACgaacaacatcaacaatgCGGCGGATGATACCATACTAAGACAGCTATTGCCCAAGAATAGAAGAGTAACGTCAGGGAAAAGGACAACGAGCGCCGCAGGTGGTATAAGAAAGATAAGTGCTTccatcaaaaaataa
- the PTR3 gene encoding Ptr3p — protein MHTHSHMWEHETDILRVLDDIEHDLFLPQRLSRDAADVDESHVQYGIVKDCSVLTCGCCVSESLFHTLCDAAPNKQVICPVCHCGDVKLLSAIKPLRQLARQIDFFRSTVAQAETESEEFPAMAKASFSSSSLSLSRSPSSSSPGSETDNKTLSSMTTKEKSSLLQIFHIVASKIHNLNTEEKSDHPLAAGKPQEQEEHTVKENYTSSLLEPAYDDRTNWKVLDNVSNTRTVPIDNNSSLVSADVTIPSTATYQANSTHDLDEEREYFFANCFPMYRKRFQFNTHTKFLGTKSKLFINQTISPDCTKFALITEHKWEIYSINPKDNSPQLISCGKSSGEYGPDFNQLTEPTQLPGTAPQSSKKKKKNWSQRFCKLSNDFLIISGSHNILNIHDINQSGKLIYTYVSNFPIRCIDIDPRSQIIAYGITGKDRHTGAEQALIVIQQITRNKVTQEPEFPPPITITLPYRDPINTIQLSHDAKYLTCSTALESRFLIISLQKINEPRLIMKSVRSIDTSLESEGITDTKLFPGNPNLMCITSTAFNSSPLVINTKITQINGVRTVAQPSMLIRVDEIGCKIHKCEISPRNDAIAFLDRNGSVYIMCAPTMMDNNEKRRTILVETVANAYRAYESATLRFNPEGNKLYILDRKGAFFVEDFAFGLPQSREITKCKQIYYK, from the coding sequence ATGCACACTCATTCACACATGTGGGAGCATGAGACGGACATACTGAGGGTGCTCGACGATATAGAGCACGACCTGTTTCTACCGCAACGGCTCTCGCGTGATGCTGCTGACGTTGACGAGTCTCACGTCCAATACGGTATAGTTAAAGACTGTTCAGTACTCACATGTGGGTGCTGCGTATCTGAGTCGCTGTTTCATACACTGTGCGATGCGGCTCCGAACAAGCAAGTCATTTGTCCCGTTTGCCATTGTGGAGACGTTAAGCTGCTCTCTGCCATCAAGCCATTGCGGCAGTTGGCTCGACAGATTGATTTCTTCAGGAGCACTGTTGCACAGGCTGAAACCGAGAGTGAGGAGTTTCCGGCTATGGCAAAGGCATCGTTTTCGTCGTCGTCACTATCGCTGTCACGATCGCCGTCTTCCTCTTCCCCTGGATCCGAAACCGATAACAAGACGCTTTCTAGTATGACGACAAAGGAGAAATCATCATTGCTACAGATTTTCCACATTGTGGCCTCGAAGATACACAATTTAAATACAGAGGAGAAATCGGACCACCCGCTCGCTGCAGGAAAGCcccaagaacaagaagaacacaCCGTAAAGGAGAACTACACAAGCAGCCTACTCGAGCCTGCCTATGACGACCGCACGAACTGGAAGGTACTGGATAACGTTTCCAACACGAGGACGGTGCCAATAGACAACAACTCCTCCTTGGTGTCTGCAGACGTTACTATACCCTCCACAGCGACCTACCAGGCAAACAGCACGCATGATCTGGACGAAGAAAGGGAATACTTCTTTGCCAACTGCTTTCCTATGTACAGGAAGAGATTCCAGTTCAATACGCACACCAAGTTTCTCGGGACCAAATCCAAACTGTTTATCAACCAGACTATTTCCCCTGACTGCACCAAATTCGCCTTGATCACCGAACACAAGTGGGAAATATACTCGATCAATCCGAAGGACAACTCTCCCCAGCTTATATCGTGTGGCAAGTCCAGCGGAGAGTATGGGCCCGACTTTAACCAACTGACCGAGCCCACACAGTTACCAGGCACCGCTCCTCAAtcatcgaagaagaagaagaaaaactggaGCCAGCGATTTTGCAAACTGTCCAATGACTTCCTGATAATATCGGGCTCGCATAATATTCTCAATATTCACGACATCAACCAAAGCGGCAAACTGATATATACATACGTCTCGAACTTCCCCATCCGGTGCATAGACATCGACCCTCGGTCGCAGATAATAGCGTACGGGATTACAGGGAAAGATAGGCACACGGGTGCAGAGCAAGCATTAATAGTAATTCAACAGATCACCAGAAACAAAGTCACCCAGGAGCCCGAGTTTCCTCCGCCGATCACAATAACACTCCCTTACAGGGACCCCATCAATACCATACAACTGTCGCACGATGCCAAGTACCTGACGTGCTCCACCGCATTGGAGTCTCGCTTCTTGATCATCTCCCTCCAGAAAATAAACGAACCAAGACTGATAATGAAAAGCGTCCGGTCCATTGACACGTCGTTGGAATCAGAAGGAATCACCGATACAAAACTCTTCCCGGGGAACCCGAACCTGATGTGTATCACGTCCACAGCATTCAACTCGTCCCCCCTGGTGATAAACACCAAGATTACCCAAATCAACGGCGTACGGACAGTGGCCCAGCCGTCCATGCTGATCAGAGTGGACGAAATCGGATGCAAGATCCACAAGTGCGAAATCTCTCCAAGAAACGACGCTATCGCCTTTCTCGACCGCAATGGGTCCGTCTACATTATGTGTGCGCCCACCATGATGGACAACAAcgagaagagaagaaccATTCTTGTTGAAACCGTCGCCAACGCCTACAGAGCCTACGAATCGGCCACCTTGCGGTTCAACCCGGAAGGCAACAAGCTATACATCCTGGACAGAAAGGGGGCCTTCTTCGTGGAGGACTTTGCGTTTGGCCTGCCCCAGTCGCGTGAGATCACCAAGTGTAAGCAAATATACTACAAGTAA
- the MET10 gene encoding sulfite reductase subunit alpha, which translates to MSVEFATNPFGQTKNATELPSYGTPVTAISSVLFNNVDSIFAYKSFSQADLLHQDLKKWSLQNSNGSRGKTFFQELDIRSGAGLTPLGFSHGLNNTTAIVAPGFALPYFINSLQTVPHAGKFILNVGALNYDNTSGSVTNDYVTALDAASKLNYGVVTPISTNEVQNVALLALAVATFSNRSGAINLFDGLNYSKTVVPLVETAAESSILGKLSKVIAPNAAFDDVLDKFNELTGLRLHNFQYFGAQDAETVFVTYGSLESELFNSIISGNNAKIGLINVRVPLPFNVAKFVTHVPSTTKQIVTIGQTLDGSSPSFLRSQVSAALFYHGRKSICVSEYIYQPNFIWSPSAVKSIVSSFIPNLTFDTDSSSSEGFIYWASDKSANIDVASKLVKALSLEDGKYVSLRTKFDNLANAGTFQAQFVTSGEQVTTSNIDITKLAIVENISLLKHLDVVATVEEQGSIALISQTTTKDLDLDSVESYVKKLGIPESFLISVAKKNIKLFIIDAEAINDESKLSLLIQAVFWKLAFDLDVAESTNRIWKSIDADADISAASISEFITAALKDSIKEVPSTAYIGFSEITIEKKDEDEEPVALPIFVNETSFVPNKSSIEEIPLAQTSEVSDIAKKLSFKEAYGVENKLRPDLPVKNFVVKVKENRRVTPADYDRYIFHIEFDISGTGMTYDIGEALGIHARNNEALVKEFLKSYGLNETEIVSVPNKDNHHFLETRTVLQAFVENLDIFGKPPKRFYESLIPYATNEDDKKKLQDLVTPAGAVDLKRFQDVEYFTYADIFELFPSVRPSLEELVTIIEPLKRREYSIASSQKVHPNEVHLLIVVVDWLDNKGRKRYGQASKYISDLAIGSELVVSVKPSVMKLPPSPKQPVIMSGLGTGLAPFKAIVEEKLWQKQQGHEIGEVFLYLGSRHKREEYLYGEIWEAYKDAGIITHIGAAFSRDQPQKIYIQDRIKENLDQLKTAMIDNEGSFYLCGPTWPVPDITQALQDILSKDAKERGVKIDLDAAIEDLKEASRYILEVY; encoded by the coding sequence ATGTCGGTCGAGTTTGCTACGAATCCATTTGGCCAGACCAAAAACGCAACCGAGTTGCCCAGCTACGGGACACCCGTAACTGCAATCTCCTCCGTATTGTTCAATAACGTGGACTCTATATTTGCCTACAAGTCCTTTTCTCAAGCTGACTTGTTGCACcaagacttgaaaaaatggtcACTGCAGAATAGTAACGGGTCACGTGGCAAGACATTCTTCCAAGAGCTAGATATTAGATCTGGCGCTGGGTTAACCCCCTTGGGATTCTCTCACGGATTGAACAATACCACTGCGATTGTTGCTCCCGGGTTTGCGCTACCATATTTCATTAACTCTTTGCAGACTGTCCCACATGCTGGTAAGTTTATTTTAAATGTTGGTGCCTTGAACTACGACAACACCAGCGGTTCTGTCACCAACGACTACGTCACAGCATTGGACGCTGCTTCCAAGCTTAACTATGGTGTTGTGACCCCAATTTCAACCAACGAGGTGCAAAACGTCGCTCTGCTAGCGTTGGCGGTTGCCACTTTCAGTAACCGTTCGGGTGCCATCAATTTATTTGATGGGCTGAATTACTCAAAGACCGTAGTACCATTGGTTGAAACTGCTGCAGAATCCTCCATTTTGGGAAAGTTGTCCAAAGTCATTGCTCCAAACGCTGCGTTTGATGATGTCTTGGACAAGTTTAATGAATTAACAGGGTTGAGACTAcataattttcaatatttcgGCGCCCAAGATGCTGAGACTGTCTTTGTCACCTATGGGTCTTTGGAATCTGAATTATTCAACTCCATAATTAGTGGTAACAATGCTAAAATAGGGTTAATCAACGTTAGAGTGCCATTACCCTTCAACGTGGCTAAATTTGTGACCCATGTCCCATCCACAACCAAACAGATCGTTACCATTGGTCAAACTTTAGATGGCTCttcaccttcttttttaagATCTCAAGTCTCTGCCGCTTTGTTCTATCACGGCCGCAAAAGTATCTGTGTATCTGAATACATTTACCAACCAAATTTCATCTGGTCTCCAAGTGCTGTCAAGTCaattgtttcttcattcaTCCCCAACCTAACTTTCGACACCGATTCGTCATCTAGTGAAGGGTTCATTTATTGGGCTTCTGATAAAAGTGCCAATATTGATGTTGCTTCAAAATTGGTAAAAGCTTTATCTTTGGAGGATGGAAAATATGTATCTCTTAGAACCAAATTCGACAATCTGGCCAACGCCGGTACTTTCCAAGCTCAATTCGTTACCTCTGGCGAACAGGTTACCACTTCAAACATCGATATTACAAAGTTGGCCATTGTGGAAAATATTAGTTTACTGAAACATTTGGATGTGGTTGCTACCGTCGAAGAACAAGGTTCCATTGCCTTAATTTCTCAAACAACAACCAAAGATTTGGATTTGGACTCAGTAGAATCTTATGTTAAGAAACTGGGAATTCCAGAatcatttttgatttctgttgcaaagaaaaacatcaaGCTGTTTATCATCGATGCTGAAGCTATTAACGATGAATCCAAATTATCTTTGTTGATTCAAGCCGTTTTCTGGAAGCTAGCTTTCGATCTTGATGTGGCAGAATCTACGAACCGTATCTGGAAAAGCATTGATGCAGATGCCGACATTTCTGCTGCTTCTATCTCTGAATTCATCACTGCTGCGTTGAAAGACTCCATTAAGGAAGTTCCATCAACTGCCTACATTGGATTTTCTGAAATcaccattgaaaagaaagatgaagacgaagaacCCGTTGCTTTGCCAATCTTTGTCAATGAAACATCTTTTGTTCCAAACAAAAGTAGTATTGAAGAGATCCCACTAGCCCAAACATCTGAAGTATCTGATATTGCTAAGAAATTGTCGTTCAAAGAAGCCTACGGAGTGGAAAACAAACTGAGACCTGACTTACCAGTTAAGAACTTCGTTGTCAAggttaaagaaaacagacGTGTCACACCGGCTGATTATGATAGATATATCTTCCACATTGAATTTGACATTTCTGGTACTGGTATGACTTACGACATTGGTGAAGCCCTTGGTATTCACGCAAGAAACAACGAAGCTTTGgtaaaagaatttttaaaatcttATGGCTTAAATGAAACCGAAATTGTTTCGGTTCCTAACAAGGACAACCATCATTTCTTGGAAACAAGAACAGTTTTGCAAGCCTTCGTCGAGAACTTGGATATTTTCGGGAAACCACCAAAGAGATTTTACGAATCATTGATCCCATACGCCActaatgaagatgacaagaaaaaattacaagactTGGTCACTCCAGCGGGTGCGGTTGATctgaaaagatttcaagATGTGGAATACTTTACATATGCTGATATCTTCGAATTATTCCCATCTGTTCGCCCATCTCTTGAAGAGCTTGTTACCATTATCGaaccattgaaaagaagagagtATTCTATTGCCTCTTCTCAAAAGGTGCATCCAAATGAAGTTCACCTGTTGATTGTTGTCGTCGATTGGCTGGATAACAAGGGTAGAAAGAGATACGGTCAGGCTTCTAAGTATATCTCAGACTTGGCTATCGGATCAGAATTGGTGGTTAGTGTCAAACCATCTGTTATGAAACTACCTCCATCTCCAAAACAACCAGTTATTATGAGTGGTTTGGGTACTGGTTTGGCCCCATTTAAAGCAATCGTTGAAGAGAAATTATGGCAAAAGCAACAAGGTCATGAAATTGGTGAAGTCTTCTTATACTTGGGTTCAAGACataaaagagaagaatatTTATATGGTGAAATATGGGAAGCTTACAAAGACGCCGGTATCATCACCCATATCGGTGCTGCATTCTCAAGAGATCAACCTCAAAAGATTTATATCCAAGATCgtatcaaagaaaacttgGATCAACTAAAGACTGCAATGATCGATAACGAAGGTTCCTTTTACTTATGTGGTCCTACTTGGCCAGTTCCAGACATTACTCAAGCTTTGCAAGACATTTTATCTAAAGATGCTAAAGAAAGGGGTGTCAAGATTGATTTGGATGCCGCAATTGAAGACTTAAAGGAAGCTTCGAGGTACATTTTGGAAGTCTACTAA
- the SMC2 gene encoding condensin subunit SMC2 — protein sequence MKVEELIIDGFKSYATRTVITDWDPQFNAITGLNGSGKSNILDAICFVLGIASMTTVRASSLQDLIYKRGQAGVTKASVTIVFDNTDKSNSPIGFTNSPQISVTRQVVLGGTSKYLINGHRAPQQSVLQLFQSVQLNINNPNFLIMQGKITKVLNMKPTEILSLIEEAAGTKMFEDRREKAERTMSKKETKLQENRTLLTEEIEPKLEKLRNEKRMFLEFQSTQTDLEKTERIVSSCDYYNIKHKHTSIKETLENGEAHMKELNEFIQKTSQEIESLNEDVKEIKLQKQNELHKDGKISKLETEESTLLNEISRLKTSLSIKGESLNDTTEKLKALELEIANSSARLNEKRIEYTKTEEDYKTVQEGLSKQRELYKKKEELVSTLTTGISSTGAADGGYNAQLIKAKSGLSDVSLAIKKSNMKMDLLKRELSVIVPKLNQATKDNELNIKHVKECQDNCNKLQAQLTEYGFDPSRIKDLKQKENELKSQYYQISNDSEYLKRRVANLEFNYTTPYPDFKSNLVYGVVGQLFELDDDKIRYSTALQTCAGGRLFNVVVQDSQTATQLLEKGRLRKRVTIIPLNKISTRPISPQVLELAKKIAPGKVELAINLIRFDTSVTKAMEFIFGNSLICEDPETAKKITFHPKIRARSITLQGDVYDPEGTLSGGSRNTSDSLLVDIQKYNQVQRKIEIIQADLNHVTEELQKQYTTSQKTKTIQNDLNASSHKLDLAKRNLEVNPSSQIMARNEEILREIGECENEIKNRQMDLERCRQEVLSIEKDMKEYDNDKGSKLNELKNELKVLAKNLEKQESESEGKYDLFQNLELETEQLSSELDSNKTLLQNYLQSIENLKSENTELEEKIRSIEDNLATTQANLNEEKKRLMNIDDELTELETLMKKKQEKKKSSELELQKLSHDLNKYKSNTDNIEKKIEELRQKHEFLEDFDLVTSIVKQNEGIDLETYRERSKQLNEKFQELRKKVNPNIMNMIENVEKKEAALKTMIKTIEKDKMKIQETISKLNEYKRETLIKTWEKVTLDFGNIFADLLPNSFAKLVPCKDKDVTQGLEVKVKLGSIWKDSLIELSGGQRSLIALALIMALLQFRPAPMYILDEVDAALDLSHTQNIGHLIKTRFKGSQFIVVSLKEGMFTNANRVFRTRFQDGTSVVSIM from the coding sequence ATGAAGGTGGAGGAACTGATTATCGATGGTTTCAAATCATACGCTACAAGAACGGTCATTACCGACTGGGACCCTCAATTCAATGCCATTACGGGTTTGAATGGGTCTGGTAAGTCGAACATCCTGGACGCTATTTGCTTTGTTCTGGGTATCGCATCGATGACTACGGTGAGAGCATCGAGTTTGCAAGATTTGATCTATAAACGTGGCCAGGCTGGTGTAACAAAGGCAAGTGTAaccattgtttttgataataCCGATAAGTCAAACTCTCCAATTGGATTCACAAACTCTCCCCAAATATCTGTTACCAGGCAAGTGGTTCTTGGTGGAACttccaaatatttgatAAACGGTCATAGAGCACCTCAACAATCTGTTTTGCAATTGTTCCAATCCGTGCAATTGAATATCAATAATCCAAACTTTTTGATTATGCAAGGTAAAATTACAAAAGTTTTGAACATGAAGCCTACGGAAATTCTGTCTTTGATTGAAGAAGCTGCCGGTACCAAAATGTTTGAAGATCGTAGAGAGAAAGCTGAAAGGACAATGtctaaaaaggaaactaaattacaagaaaatagaACTCTTTTGACTGAGGAGATTGAGCCTaaactggaaaaacttCGAAATGAAAAGAGGATGTTTTTGGAATTCCAATCTACGCAAACCGATTTAGAGAAGACCGAAAGGATCGTGTCATCTTGTGACTACTATAATATTAAGCATAAGCATACCTCCATAAAAGAAACCTTGGAGAATGGTGAGGCACATATGAAGGAATTGAATGagtttattcaaaagacCTCCcaggaaattgaaagtttAAACGAAGACgtcaaagaaatcaagcttcaaaaacaaaatgaatTGCACAAGGATGGTAAGATTTCCAAATTGGAAACTGAGGAAAGTACTCTTTTGAATGAGATTTCTCGTTTGAAAACCTCATTATCAATAAAAGGAGAAAGTTTAAATGACACCACTGAAAAGCTGAAAGCCTTGGAACTCGAAATTGCAAATTCTTCTGCAAGacttaatgaaaaaagaattgaatATACCAAGACCGAGGAAGATTATAAAACTGTACAGGAAGGACTGAGTAAACAAAGGGAGctttacaaaaagaaagaagaattagtGTCCACTTTAACCACAGGGATTTCATCCACTGGTGCTGCAGATGGTGGTTACAATGCGCAATTGATTAAGGCAAAGTCAGGATTGAGCGACGTCTCCTTGGcgataaaaaaatcgaaCATGAAAATGGATTTGCTGAAGAGAGAACTATCAGTTATTGTACCCAAATTAAATCAAGCTACAAAGGACAACGAGCTGAATATCAAGCATGTCAAAGAGTGCCAAGATAACTGCAATAAATTACAAGCGCAACTGACCGAGTATGGGTTTGACCCATCGCGAATTAAGGATTTGAAGCAAAAGGAGAATGAATTAAAGAGTCAATACTACCAAATTTCTAATGACTCTGAATATCTGAAAAGGCGTGTGGCGAATCTAGAATTCAATTATACCACACCTTACCCCGATTTTAAATCCAACCTGGTTTATGGTGTGGTGGGTCAACTCTTTGAATTAGATGATGATAAGATTCGTTACTCCACCGCTCTACAAACGTGTGCTGGGGGTAGACTTTTCAATGTTGTTGTTCAAGATTCTCAAACGGCTACTCAACTGTTGGAAAAAGGAAGGCTGCGCAAGCGTGTGACTATTATACCTCTAAACAAGATTTCCACTAGACCTATAAGTCCACAAGTGCTCGAGCTGGCCAAGAAAATTGCTCCTGGTAAAGTAGAACTAGCTATAAACTTGATAAGATTTGATACGTCCGTCACTAAGGCAATGGAATTTATTTTTGGGAATAGTCTAATTTGTGAAGATCCTGAgacagcaaaaaaaatcacttTCCATCCCAAAATTCGTGCTAGAAGTATTACTCTTCAAGGTGATGTATACGATCCAGAAGGTACGTTATCCGGTGGTAGTAGAAATACTTCTGACTCCTTGTTGGttgatattcaaaaatacaatcaagttcaaagaaaaattgaaatcattCAAGCCGACCTTAACCACGTAACagaagaattacaaaaacaatacaCTACTTcgcaaaaaacaaaaactatTCAAAACGATTTGAATGCTTCATCGCATAAACTGGATTTGGCAAAGCGTAATTTAGAAGTAAACCCTTCCTCTCAAATAATGGCtagaaatgaagaaattctCAGGGAAATTGGAGAAtgtgaaaatgaaataaaaaataggCAAATGGATTTGGAACGGTGCCGACAAGAAGTATTaagtattgaaaaagacatGAAGGAATACGATAACGATAAGGGATCAAAATTGAATgaactgaaaaatgaattaaaAGTGTTGGctaaaaatttggaaaagcaAGAATCGGAATCGGAAGGTAAATATGATTTGTTCCAAAATCTAGAATTGGAGACAGAGCAGTTAAGTTCAGAACTAGACTCTAATAAAACTTTATTGCAAAATTATTTGCAatctattgaaaatttaaaatcAGAAAATACCGAATTAGAGGAGAAAATACGAAGTATTGAAGATAATCTAGCAACAACCCAGGCAAACCtaaacgaagaaaagaaaaggttgATGAATATTGATGATGAACTAACCGAACTAGAAAcattaatgaagaagaaacaggaaaaaaagaaaagcagtGAGTTGGAATTACAAAAATTGAGTCATGATTTGAATAAATATAAGTCCAATACGGATAATATcgagaagaaaattgaagaactaCGACAGAAACACGAGTTTTTGGAGGATTTTGATTTAGTGACAAGCATCgtaaaacaaaatgaagGTATTGATTTAGAAACTTACAGGGAGAGAAGTAAACAATTGAACGAGAAATTTCAAGagctaagaaaaaaagttaatCCGAATATCATGAATATGATTGAAAATGtagagaaaaaggaagcAGCATTAAAAACAATGATCAAAACTATCGAAAAGGATAAGatgaaaattcaagaaactaTATCCAAGTTAAATGAATACAAGAGGGAGACTTTAATTAAAACTTGGGAAAAAGTGACACTCGATTTTGGTAATATTTTTGCCGATCTTTTACCAAACTCATTCGCCAAATTGGTTCCTTGCAAAGATAAAGATGTCACGCAAGGTCTAGAAGTTAAAGTGAAGCTTGGTAGTATATGGAAGGATAGTTTAATAGAACTATCAGGTGGACAACGATCTCTGATTGCCTTAGCATTGATTATGGCATTATTACAATTCAGACCAGCGCCGATGTATATCTTAGATGAGGTTGACGCTGCTCTTGATTTAAGTCATACCCAAAACATAGGTCACTTAATCAAGACAAGGTTCAAAGGATCGCAATTCATAGTCGTTTCTCTAAAGGAGGGTATGTTTACCAATGCTAATAGGGTTTTTAGGACTAGATTTCAAGATGGTACTTCTGTAGTTAGTATAATGTGA
- the RPL2A gene encoding 60S ribosomal uL2 domain-containing protein — protein MNPVDHPHGGGNHQHIGKASTISRGAVSGQKAGLIAARRTGLLRGSQKTQD, from the coding sequence ATGAATCCAGTTGACCATCCTCACGGTGGTGGTAACCATCAACATATTGGTAAGGCTTCTACTATTTCTAGAGGTGCCGTTTCTGGTCAAAAGGCCGGTTTGATTGCTGCCAGAAGAACTGGTTTGTTACGTGGTTCCCAAAAGACCCAAGATTAG